In the Marispirochaeta aestuarii genome, TAGCTACAATCTCGCGGGTACTGAACGGCAGCCCCAAGGTCAAGGAATCAACCCGGACCAGGATTGAAAGGATCCTGGAAAAGCACCACTACTCCCCCAGCGCCTTTGCCCGCGGCATGGTCTACGGCAGCATGCATACCATCGGAGTACTGACCGTGGACGTCAGAGACCTCTACTTCGGTACCGTCACCCACGCCATCGAACAGGCTTTTTCCCGATCCGGCTACACCACGGTACTCTGTAACACCGGAGGTATCCCGGAGCGCCAGCTTCACTATCTGGAACTGTTGACCACCAAAAAGGTGGACGGTATCATTCTGGTAGGCTCCTACTTCGACAACCGGGAGCTCGAGGAGGCCATACGCCACGTGGCGGCCAGGATTCCGGTAATCATGCTCAACCGGGACCTTCAGGGGGATAACATCTGGTCGGTAGTCTGCGATGAGGCCCAGGGAATTTCCGCCTGCGTAGCCCATCTCAGCGCCCTGGGACACCGGGATATCATTTACATCAGGGACACCACCACCTTCAGCGCCATGCGCAAACTCTCCGGTTTCCGCCGGGGAATGGAGTCGGCGGGTCTTGAAAACGCTGAGGCTGCCGTTATTGAAACAGGAAAGGGAATCGAAGGCGGGATAAACGGGGTACTGCGGGCTGCGGAACTGGGTGTTCCCTTCAGTGCCGTTGTGACCGGAGACGACGTCTGTGCCGCCGGGGTCATAAAGGGGCTCAAAAAGCTGGGACGAATTCCCGGAAGGGAGGTCTCCGTCACCGGCTTCAACGATTCCCTGCTTGCCCGAAGTACCGATCCGGAACTGAGTTCCGTTAACAGCCGGCCCGAAGAGATGGGAGAAACCGCCGTTTCGATCCTGTCCAGGGTTCTGGAGGGGGAAGATCCCCCGAAAATCACCCTGGTACGGCCGGAATTGGTACTCCGGGAGAGTACCTCCCCGTTTACGGGAAAAAAGGAGTAAGAAGATGAAGCAGTTGTCACGAGAAAACGCCGCGTCATTTACATTCCCCCCGGAGATCCAGGCCCCGGATCTGACGGTCCGGCCGGTAAAGGTCCTGCAGTTCGGGGAGGGGAACTTTCTCCGGGGATTCGTGGACTGGATGATCGACCGCATGAACCGCGCCGGGGTTTTTAACGGCAGCGTTCAGATAGTGCAGCCTATTTCCCGGGGAATGGTGGAGGAACTTAACGAGCAGGGAGGAATCTATACCCTCTTTCTGAGGGGCCTGCGCAAGGGTTCGGTAATCGAGCAGAAGGAGGTGATCGCCTCCGTTAGCGGCGGCATAAATCCCTACAGGGATTTCGATGCGTTTCTAAGGGCCGCGGAAAACCCGGAACTCAGGTTTGTCGTCTCCAACACCACCGAGGCAGGAATAGCCTACACCCCGGAGGAACTTCCCCTGAATGCCCCATCGGCCTCCTTTCCGGGAAAGGTGGTTCAGCTGCTGTATCAGCGTTTTTCCAGCTTCCACGGTGCGGCCGATAAGGGTCTGGTGTTTCTGCCCTGTGAACTGATCGACCGCAACGGGGACAACCTGAAGCGAATCGTTCTTCAGCTTACCCGGGAGTGGACGCTGCCGGAGGATTTCCGGAGATGGATACTGGAAGCCAATGTCTTCTGCAACACCCTGGTGGACCGCATTGTAACCGGCTACCCCAGGGAGCAGGCTGTTGAGTACGAGGGAGAACTGGGTTACCGGGACAAACTTCTGGACACCGGAGAGCTCTTTCATCTCTGGGTTATCGAGGGTCCGGCGGAATTGAAAGAGGAGTTTCCCCTCCAGGATGCGGATATCCGGGTCGTCTGGACCGATGACATGACCCCCTACCGGACCCGGAAGGTGAGAATCCTCAACGGCGCCCACACCATGACCGTTCCCGCGGCCTACCTGGCGGGGATGGAAACCGTGGGGGAGTGTCTCGCCGACAATGTGGTCGCCTCCTTCATGAAGAAGGGCATCTTCGACGAGATCATGCCCGTCATGGAGATGCCCAAAAAAGAGCTGAAGGAATACGCCGACGAGGTGCTGGAACGCTTTTCCAACCCCTTCATAACCCACTACCTGCTGGATATATCCCTGAACTCTGTTTCAAAGTTCAAGGCCCGGGTCCTTCCGTCCCTGAAGGACTATATCTCCCGGAAAAAGGAAGTCCCCGGGATATTAAGCTTCTCCCTGGCGGCACTGATACGCTTTTACCGGGGGAGCGAGCTCAAGAACGGCAGCCTCAGCGGGACCCGTGGGGGAAGGACCTACCGGATTACCGACAACCAGGAGGTCCTGGAGTTCTTCCGCGGCCTGTGGACGGAACACGCAGAAGGCTCAAAGGACCTTAAGGCAGTGGCAGAAGCGGCCCTTGCCGAATCCCGGTTCTGGGGAGAGGACCTGACCGGGCTAAAGGGACTTGCGTCAGCCGTTGCCGCACACCTTGAAAACATTCAGCGGGCGGGTATGCTCGCCGCAATAAAAGACCTTTTATAAGGAAGATACACCCATCAATGAGCACCTATCGCATTCACACCAGAGACAATGTAGCTGTCGCAGTTGAAGATCTGAAGGCCGGAGAAACCCTGAACATCGAGGATGTTCAGCTAATCTGCAGGAGCGAAATCCCCCGGGGCCACAAGTTCGCCCTTCGCAGCATCGAGGCGGGAAGCAGCATTATCAAATACGGCTACCCCATCGGTACCGCCCTGCAGAATATCGAAGCCGGGGACCACATCCATGTACACAACCTGAAAACCTCTCTTTCCGGAACCCTGGAGTACGACTACGAACCGGTTGACTCCCGCCTTCAGGCGGCGGAATCCCGCAGTTTTATGGGATTTCCGCGTCCCGACGGCAAGGCCGGTACCCGCAACGAGGTCTGGATCATTCCCATCTCGGGCTGCGTGAACAGAACAACCCAGATGCTGGCACAGAGCGGCCTTCCCCTGCCGGAGAACGTGGAGGGCATCCACGCCTTTCCCCATCCCTATGGCTGCTCCCAGCTGGGGGACGACCATGAGCACACCCGCAGTATCCTGGCGGGACTTGCGGAGCACCCCAATGCCGGAGCCGTACTCCTGATCGGTCTGGGCTGCGAAAACAACCAGATGGACAGCTTCATCGAGCTTCTGAAGGAACGGGGATCCTGGAACGATGAGCGCATCCGGTGGATGGTTACCCAGGATGTGGAGGATGAACTCGAGACCGGCAGGGAGCTCCTCAAGCGCTGTATCAGCTATGCCGCGGGCTTCCGGCGCCGGGAGCTTCCTTCATCCAGACTTGTCGTCGGTCTCAAGTGCGGAGGTTCCGACGGACTCTCCGGCCTTACGGCGAACCCTCTGGTAGGGGCCTTTTCCGACGACCTGATCGCCCAGGGGGGCAGCACGATACTGACGGAGGTGCCGGAGATGTTCGGTGCCGAGACGATCCTCATGAACCGTGCAGCGGACCATAACGTCTACGGAAAGATTGTCTCCCTTATCAACAGTTTCAAGGAATACTTTCTCAGGCACAACCAGACGGTTTACGAAAATCCCAGTCCCGGCAATAAAAAGGGGGGAATATCCACCCTGGAGGACAAGTCCCTGGGCTGTACCCAGAAAAGCGGGGACGCCCCGGTGGCGGATGTTATCCGCTACGGCCAGGTGCTGAAGACCCCGGGGCTCAACCTGCTCCAGGGACCCGGCAACGACATCGTGTCGGTAACCGCCCTGGCAGCCGCGGGCGCCCAGATAATCCTCTTTACCACCGGAAGGGGAAACCCCCTGGGCTCGCCGGTCCCCACGGTCAAGATCGCCAGCAACAACGACCTGGCGGTCAGGAAAGCGCACTGGATCGACTTCAGCGCCGGAGACCTGGTTTCAAAGCCCGGAACCCTGATGGAGACCCTGCGGAAGGATTTGATGGGAGTTGTGCTTGATCATGCCTCTGGGAAGCGTACCCGAAACGAGGAACACGGCTACCGGGAGATAGCGATTTTCAAGGACGGGGTCATTCTCTGATCAGCAGCTGTTCTGTTCCTCGTCCATGATCTGCTGAGAAAGGCCGTATCGCTCACGATGCTCCCCCTTGCCCCGGGGTTCTATGTGAACTATTACGTCGTACACATCGGGGATCTCCCGCTTTATGGCCTCCTCCACCCGGCCCGCGATCCTGTGTCCCAGCAGAACCGTGGCATTGCCGTCGACCTCTATATCGAGATCCACAACCTGCAGCCTGCCGATTCTGCGTACCCGGGTCCGGTGGGGATTCATGGCCCCTTCTACCTCGCTGACCGCGCAGAAGATCTTCCGGTAGATCTCCGGATCGGCCTGTCCGTCCATCAGCTCCACCGAGGTCTCCAGAAAGATCCCCAGGGCGACCCGCATGATCCAGATGCTGAGGAGAAAAGCGATGATCGGGTCGATCACCGGCATATGCAGCACATGGGTCGCAAAGAGTCCTGCCAGCACCGTCAGGGAGATAAAGATATCGTTCCGCATGTTCGCCGCATCGGCGATCAGCATGGAACTGCCCGTTGAACAGCCAACCCGGTACTTGTACATGGCGAGTCCGAGTTTTCCGATGATTGAAACTCCGGTTACAACCAGAGCGGCGGTCCGGGGAACCGAGGAAACCTCTCCGGAGATCAGGTGCTGTATGGTGATGATCGCCAGCTGAGCGCCGGCAAAGAAGATAATGAAGCTCAGCAGCTTGGTGGCGATGGTCTCGGCCCGGGTGTGCCCGTAGGGATGATTAACATCCGGCGGTTTTTCGCTGATATTGATGGTTACCAGGGTGATCGCGGAGGTAAGGATGTCCGTGGCAGAATCGATTCCGTCGCTGATAACGGCATAGCTGCCGGCAATGAACCCGACGATGATTTTCGCCGCCGAGAGCAGGGCGTTGGCAACTATACCGATCACCGAAGCCCGGGCAATGATTCTGGCTCGTCGTTCAGGCATACAGGGAGCATAATCCAAAAGAGCATCCGCCGCAATATACACACCGGGGTTTGCTTTTACCCTGCCCGGGACGTACAATTTAATAATCACACAATGAGGAGTGAAGCATGAAAAAAACACTGTTTATCCTGGTTCTACTTACATTCTCCCTGATGTTCCTGAGCGCCGAAGGCATCGACATGGGCGACTTCCCCGTCGGTACCTGGCTGGATCCCAATTACGACGCGGTCTGGGAACTGTCGGTGGAGAACATCCGGATCCTCGATACATCGGAAAACGTATACTTCGATTTTTCCGAAGCCACGGTGGAAGACTTTGACGTATCCGGCGGCATGAGCGGCCTGACCGTCTCCTTCTCCTGCCCGGAGACCGGCAAGTTCTACAAGCTTACCAAACCGGTATCCATGGGTACGGCGATTGTTCTGGAGATCGAACGCTCGGATTATCCCGACTACAGGGTCGAAATGCCCTTCCGCAAGTAGAAGGGGCTGCACGGTTCTGAATTATTTTGAGGTCATGACCGATTCCCCCTGCCAGTCTGCGGGGGGAGGGTTCCTGAAAAAATCTTCACTGCGCTTCCGGTACATTTTCGCCGGATAATCCCGGGGGAGCAGCTCCAGTACCCGCTCAAAGCGCTTTCCCGCTTCGGCGAAATCCCGCCGGATATACAGGTCCATGGCCGCGTGGTAGATCTCCCAGGCCTCTTTCTCCTTCTCGGACAGGGACTCCCGTACAGTGTAGATGCGTACGGCGGAACTTTTTCCCTTTACGATTACCCTGTCAATCAGCCTGCAGGGATAGCTTGACGCCACCCGCTGCTGAACCGACTCGGAGACGATTATCGGCTCATGGTAAATCTTGGTAAGTCCTTCCAGCCGGGAGGCAAGGTTTACCATGTCACCGATGACGGTATAGTCCATCTTCTTTTCCGACCCGATGTTCCCCACCGTCACGACACCGTAATTTATGCCGATGCCGATCCTGAAGGGCGGCATGCCCAGACTGCGCTGCCGTCTGTTGAAGACCTCCAGGGAGGACAGCATCCCGAGCCCCGCCTCCACCGACAGAAGGGCATCGTTGTCACCCTTCACCGGGGCGCCGAAGAAGGCCATGATGGCATCCCCGATATACTTGTCGACGATGCCGTTCTTTGCGAGGACTACATCCACCATCTTCTCAAAATAGCCGTTCAGGGACTCCACAAGCACATCCGGAGACATATTCTCGGAAATCGTGGTAAAGGAACGGATGTCGGAAAAGAGCACCGCCATCACCCGGTTGTCCCCCTTCAGCATCGATTCCGGGGCCTCCTCGAACTGTTCAATCACATTATTGGGAACGTATTTCTGGAAAATATGGCGAATTCGTGTTTCCCGGTTTTTCGCCAGGACCATTTCGTAGGCGTACTTCTTTATCTGAGAGTAGGCTTTATCCAGCTCCCCCGTCATAAGGTTAAAGTAATGCCCCAGCTGGCCGGTCTCGTCCTGGTACTGGAGACTTACCTTTTTTGACAGGTCCCCCGTGGAGATGATCTCCCGGATGACATCCACCATCGCATTCAGAGGGCGGGTAAGGATATTGGAGAATACAATCAGAAGGGCTGCTGCCGCAGCCAGGGAGAGAATCAGGATTATCGCCGTACGACGGTAAATCTGGCCCAGAGCGGCATAGAAGACCTCCTCCTTTTCCGTACTGAGAATGTACCAGTCAAAGGGGGCAAAGAATGCGGCCTGGCCTACATAGGATTCCCCTGCGAGACGCAGCCTCCGCCAGCCTTCCAGTTCCTTCGCAAAGCTTTCAGCCAGAGATTCCTGCTCCGCCGGAGAAAGCTCTATCTTCCGGGTAGCCAGTACGGGACTGCCCGTCCTGTCCACAGCAAGGATGAGCTCGGTATCGCTGCGGATTATGGTGCCCGCAAAGCTCGAGACGGCTTCTTTTGCCGCAGCAACGAACTCCGGATCAGAATCAAAGCCGTTGTTCATCAGCAGGTCCCACTGGCTGCGGGCATAGTTGAGAACGGTATCATTCTTAAAACGCAGGAACTCCGCGGCTATTATACTTATACCGTTGCGTGCCGATAATGAAGAGACGAGGACCGTCATTAAAAGAGGCGTCATCAACAGGGGCAGGACAATCAGAATGATCTTTCGCCGTATGGTCATAGATACTTTTGAGTATAAACTCTATTTCCCGGGAGTCAACCTGTGTAATGCCGGCAGCCGGAGCCGTTTATAATGGGAAGCCTTCTTTCACGGGCCCGGATGCTCCGGGAGAGACCCCTCCATCCTTCTCAAGGTCTTCTGAGGAAGGCCCGAAGCCTCCAGGAACGAATCACCGGAAGACCTTCCGCAGATATTGAATCCCTCGACCCGCGGCGGACAAAAGAGCAGGAAATCATGGCGGAGATGGACTCCATCCTGGAACAGAACCGTCTTGCCATAACCGATGAGACCCTGAAGTTCTCTGCCCTCTCCTCGGGCGCCCGTTTCCCTGTCATACTGAACCTGACCGCCGCAGTCCTGATGCTTGTCGTCGGAACAGGCCTCTTTTTCCTCTTCAACCGGGGAGAGGCATCACAGGTCGACCCTGCCGGGCGAATCAGTTCCGCGGAAAGCAGGATAATTTCCGCCGTGAGGGAGGAATCCCGCCAGGAACTGGCCCGCAAGGAAGAAGAGATCAATTCCATAAACCGGCAGCTCCGGCAAGCCCAGGAGGCCAGGGTCGCCCTGATCGCCGAAACAGAAAACGAGCTGTTGCGCAGGGAGGCCCAGCTGAAGGAAGAGATGTCCCGGGAACTCGAGGCGGAGCGCCGGCGCCTTCTGGCAGCCGGACTCGACCAAGTCGACCTCGATGAACAGCTCTCCCGCTACCGGGAGCAGCAGCAGGGGGAATACGAGGAACAGCTCGCCGCGGTAAACGCCGAACTCGAAGCCCGCCTGGAAGAACGCTCCGCGGAACTGAACCAGCAGATGGAGGAGTACCGGCAGGCCCTGAGCAGCGCCAGAACAGAACAGGAAAGTATCCAGGAAAGGCTTGCCACGGCCAGGGATGAGGCTGCCCGGGCTGTTCAAGAGGCCGGGGCCGACCGGAGTGCCGCCCTGAACAGGCTGGAGACCCTCAATCGGCAGCAGGGTCAGAAAACTCTCGTGGAGGAGCATCTTCTGTCCATGTATGACGGCGTCAATACACAGCTGCAGCGGGGAGAATACCGGGAAGCCTCTCTGCAGCTCGATCGGATAGAGGAATTTATCAACAGTAGCGCCGCCGAAACCATAATGGTTCTGAATAACAGAATGGAAGTCGAACAGTTTCTTCTAGGCTCCCTGCGCCGCCTTATTGCCGTTGAAGCCGGCACAGGCGGGGAGCTTCCACGCTTCGGCCCTCTGCTGGCATCCGTCTCCGCCAGGGTTGAAGAAGGCAACCGTCTCTTCAGTGAAGGAAATCTGGAAGAGGCCGGGAAGGCCTATACTGAAGCCCTGAACACAATACCGGAGATTGAAACCGGCTATGCCCGTCTTCAGGAGATAGAGGAAGGTCAGCTGGCCCGGGAGCGCAGTCTTCTCGAAGAACGCCTTGCAGAAGGGGACAGGCTCTACCGGGAAGCCAGGTACCAGGCTTCCGTGGACCGCTACCGGGAAGCCCTGGGAATTCTGGAAAGGCAGGCGCCGCCCCTGGATCAGCTGGTTACCCATCTGATGGACGCGGGCTATCATTTACGCAGTGAAAACGAGGCACAGCCGGAACCGGTAATCATTACCAGGGTCATCAGGGAAGAGATCCCCGCAGAAGATACCGCACGTATCGAGAAAGCCAGGGCTGAGGAGGAAAGACGCCGGCTGCTCCTGGAACAGCTTGACCTGCTCCGCTCAAGATATGCAGAGGGCTCCTCGACGCAAGAGTCAAAAGCTTCCCGGCAAGCCCTCATTACTCTGTTGAACACCAAGCTGCTTATCCGGCAGGCCCTGGCCAGCGAAGAGGTCCGCAGGCAGTATCCCGATCTCTACAGGAACGCTGATGAAGTTCTTGATATGTATGGCGTGGAACAGCGCCGGGAAGGTAAAACCGAAGCCCTCCGGGATGTCGTGGCCATTACCGATTACCTGGAGAACAATCCTTCCAGTTCCCCCCCCACGGCCACCGCGGAAAGTGCCCGCCAGCGGGAGCTTCTGCTGCAGTTTCTGGAGAACCTGAAAGAGCTGCTGGGAGAAAAACCGACAAAAAACCCCGATTATTCCTCTCCAGAAATGTAGATAGTATAGGGTATCTCATAGGCTGGATTCCCATATACAATATACTCGTATGACTCAATCCCGACATATGCTGTCTCCGGAGGTATCCATCCAGTAACACTGAGACTCCCGATATCCGGCTCACGATCTGCAACATTATCCGCGCTGATGAAATCACTCTTAAAATCATCCCAGAGGTGCAGTGCGCCAGCATCATCACCTGTTGACCATACAGCGTATGAACTTATAGTGCTGATCCCGGGCTCCAGATCGAAGGAGAAGGTATCGTATTTGTCATTCAGGGCGGAATCATCGAGCCATCCCCGCACAACCAGGGTCTGTCCGACTTCAAGACTGCCGATATACTGGGTATTAGGAATTGGCGTGCCCGAAGGGTTCGGGCTTGGACCTGAACCATCATTAGAAAGGCCTGAATGATCGGCCCCTTCGGAATCAACGAAATACAACTCCACTGCCGAAGATATATATTTGTTGTTCAAAAGGATATGATCATCCGAAGCGCTTATACGCACAAGGATGTAACAGCGACCGTACGCCGGCCAGCTGCTTATATCCAGATCCTCCGCATGAATGGAAAAACTATCTCCTGCATCCAGGGGACTCTCAGAACCGGAACCGATCTCCAGATCATCATCGCTGAAGCCCGTATCGAAGCTCAAAAAGACCTCCCAGAAGATGTTTTTTCTTCCATCTCCGCTCCCGCTGTTCTCTAGTATAAATCCGCCGGTAACTGAAGTGCCTGCCTCTGCCTCAAGGGGAAAGGTTACGGACTGAATCTCGTAATCAGGAGGATCGCTGACGGTAAACCTGCCGGCGGATACGGCGTAATCATCGGGATTAATCTCGTCAGGGGCCTGTACTTCTATAATCAGGTAGTACTCCCCTGGCGTCGCGGGCCAGACAGCCCCCAGAGTCGGAATATTGGACAAGGTCTGCCCGCCGTTCAAAGGCCCCACCGTTCCGCTTCCGATCTCCTCCCCCGCATCAGGGACCGCGTTATAGGAAGCATAAGCGGTCCAGGTCACATTTTCCGAGCCGTTGGTTCCGATATTGGCAATACTGAAACTCTCCTCCACAGGACTGCCGCCGGTCACATACGGGGCATACATGCTTATGTCGCTGACCGTGTAATCGGGATCGCTTGCCCCGGGGTCCGTGACATTGTACGTACTGCTGCTGGCCCGAATGTTGTTGCTGGTATTGACCTCGTCCGCCGCCTGCAGGCGCACCAGGATATACCAGTTACCCGCAGCCGGCCAGGATCCCTCGTTAATCGGAATGGAAGCGGAGCTTGCTTCGGATCCCAGGGCGGAAAAACTGCCGCTGTCCACCAGGATGTCCCCGGCATTGTACACCTGGTCAGCGGAGATATAGGCGGACCATTCCACCGGAGAGCTGCCGGCGTCGGTCCCCTGATTTCTGGCGGTGAAACTGGCCGACACCGTATCTCCCACCTGGGCACTGCCCCCGGACGGCGCCAGGGACACATAATAATCCACATCGGATCCGGCACTGACCGGCTGCACGCTGAAAGCAGCGCTGACAAACCACTCGTTCGGCGTAACTTCATCATCCGACCACTCCCGGACCTTCAGGTACCAGGTTCCGGCCGTCGCAGGCCAGAAGCCCGCCAGGGAAACAACAGCGCTGTCCCCTCCGGCAAGTGCTGACTCGCTGTCGGAATCGATTATACGATCTCCGCCGCTCAAACCGGGACTGTTGTCCTGGGATACCCAGGCGGCCCAGTTTACGCTGGTCCCGCCGTCGTCAAGGCCGTCGTTCAGCAGGGTAAAGCTTTCGCCCATGGCTGAACCCGCATCCGGTGTCGGGTCGACGGCGGTAAAACTGTCCACAATATATTCTATGTCCCCCGCCGGGGGAGGAGGAAACTCGCTGACGATAATCGTCGCCTGGTCACTCCAGCCGTAGGCATTGTCAGTTACCTCCAGCACATCCGTTCCGGCGGAGTTTCCGGCGGTATAGCTGTCCCCCGTCATGGAAGGCGAGCCCGAATCCGACTGGCTGAAGGAGTAGGAATAGGTCCCTCCGCCCCTGCCGCCGCTTATTTCAAAATCGACACTCTGCCCCACATACACCGATGCCACCGCCGGGCTGATCGACAGGGGAGCAACTATTTCCGTACTCCCTGCCGACCGGTTCCGGTTGTCCCCGGTCTCCAGGTCGTCGGCGGCATATACCTCTACCAGCAGGTAATAATCTCCCGGTTCCGAAGGCCATGTGCCGCCGGTGCCGTCGGATAACCGGACCGTGCTCCCGGGGCCGGTGGGCAGCCCTCCGGAGATCGATCCGGAGGCGACGATCCGGTCGTCGGCACCCCCAATGGAAGTGTCCGTACTGGCGTAGACCGTCCAGTTGATGTCCCTGGAACCATCAGCGGTCCCATGGTTTATTATCGTGAACTCCGCGTCGAAAGAGCTGCCGGTGAGTATATCCACGGAAACGATGTTAAGAATTTCCCCTGCCTCGTAATCAACACTCGTCGCGGAATCAACCACCGTTACCGTCGCTGGCCGGGTCCTGCCGTCGTAGCCGTCGGTCAGGGTTACCGTATCGGTGCCCGGAGTCGGGCCCGCGGTATAGACGTTACCCGCAAGGGATCCGCCGCTCTGATTATGTGCGGGTACCATGAATGCAAAGCTGAAGGCCCCGTCCCCGCCGACGGCATTGAATGTAATCGACTGGTTCACATAGACCGTAATAATCTCCGGGCTTATGGAGAGGGGTTTGGCCTGAACAGAGATCGTCGCCGTGGCGGAATCCCCCAGACTGTCGGTAACCGTGATTATGTCGGTCACCATATTTGACCCGTCGGATGGCCCTGCGGCGTAAGAATATGACGATACTCCGCTGGCCGGGGCACTGGGAGAAAAGGATCCGTTGCTGGTGACTTCGAAACTGAATGGTCCGGTTCCCCCGACGGGAGAGAAATTTATTCCGTCGCCGGTATAGACGGTCTGACTTGCAGGGCTGATTCCCAGCGCCAGGCCGGGATTGTTAATGGTAAACTCCCCGTACACGCTGGTGCCGGCCTGATCCCTGACCCTGATTACCGTCAAGCCCGGACTCGCGGGGGCCGAGAAGACATTGCCGGTAAATCCGCCGTCTCCGGATACCAGTCCGTAGCTGTAGGGAGGGATTCCTCCGGAGGTATCCACAGGAAGGCTGTCCCCGATCTGCAGCACCGCCGAGGTGGGAGAAATGCTCAGGGCCTTCCCGTCGGGACCGTCCACCAGCTCTTCCAGGCTAAAGGGTTCCTGGCAGGAGATCAACAGGAGTGTTAAAGACAGTAATAGAGTGATGTTATAGACGATCCTCGTACGAAAAAACAACATACCGGCACTCCAAAAACCTTCTTATCAAGT is a window encoding:
- a CDS encoding adenylate/guanylate cyclase domain-containing protein gives rise to the protein MTIRRKIILIVLPLLMTPLLMTVLVSSLSARNGISIIAAEFLRFKNDTVLNYARSQWDLLMNNGFDSDPEFVAAAKEAVSSFAGTIIRSDTELILAVDRTGSPVLATRKIELSPAEQESLAESFAKELEGWRRLRLAGESYVGQAAFFAPFDWYILSTEKEEVFYAALGQIYRRTAIILILSLAAAAALLIVFSNILTRPLNAMVDVIREIISTGDLSKKVSLQYQDETGQLGHYFNLMTGELDKAYSQIKKYAYEMVLAKNRETRIRHIFQKYVPNNVIEQFEEAPESMLKGDNRVMAVLFSDIRSFTTISENMSPDVLVESLNGYFEKMVDVVLAKNGIVDKYIGDAIMAFFGAPVKGDNDALLSVEAGLGMLSSLEVFNRRQRSLGMPPFRIGIGINYGVVTVGNIGSEKKMDYTVIGDMVNLASRLEGLTKIYHEPIIVSESVQQRVASSYPCRLIDRVIVKGKSSAVRIYTVRESLSEKEKEAWEIYHAAMDLYIRRDFAEAGKRFERVLELLPRDYPAKMYRKRSEDFFRNPPPADWQGESVMTSK
- a CDS encoding coiled-coil domain-containing protein, translating into MGSLLSRARMLRERPLHPSQGLLRKARSLQERITGRPSADIESLDPRRTKEQEIMAEMDSILEQNRLAITDETLKFSALSSGARFPVILNLTAAVLMLVVGTGLFFLFNRGEASQVDPAGRISSAESRIISAVREESRQELARKEEEINSINRQLRQAQEARVALIAETENELLRREAQLKEEMSRELEAERRRLLAAGLDQVDLDEQLSRYREQQQGEYEEQLAAVNAELEARLEERSAELNQQMEEYRQALSSARTEQESIQERLATARDEAARAVQEAGADRSAALNRLETLNRQQGQKTLVEEHLLSMYDGVNTQLQRGEYREASLQLDRIEEFINSSAAETIMVLNNRMEVEQFLLGSLRRLIAVEAGTGGELPRFGPLLASVSARVEEGNRLFSEGNLEEAGKAYTEALNTIPEIETGYARLQEIEEGQLARERSLLEERLAEGDRLYREARYQASVDRYREALGILERQAPPLDQLVTHLMDAGYHLRSENEAQPEPVIITRVIREEIPAEDTARIEKARAEEERRRLLLEQLDLLRSRYAEGSSTQESKASRQALITLLNTKLLIRQALASEEVRRQYPDLYRNADEVLDMYGVEQRREGKTEALRDVVAITDYLENNPSSSPPTATAESARQRELLLQFLENLKELLGEKPTKNPDYSSPEM
- a CDS encoding tagaturonate reductase, which produces MKQLSRENAASFTFPPEIQAPDLTVRPVKVLQFGEGNFLRGFVDWMIDRMNRAGVFNGSVQIVQPISRGMVEELNEQGGIYTLFLRGLRKGSVIEQKEVIASVSGGINPYRDFDAFLRAAENPELRFVVSNTTEAGIAYTPEELPLNAPSASFPGKVVQLLYQRFSSFHGAADKGLVFLPCELIDRNGDNLKRIVLQLTREWTLPEDFRRWILEANVFCNTLVDRIVTGYPREQAVEYEGELGYRDKLLDTGELFHLWVIEGPAELKEEFPLQDADIRVVWTDDMTPYRTRKVRILNGAHTMTVPAAYLAGMETVGECLADNVVASFMKKGIFDEIMPVMEMPKKELKEYADEVLERFSNPFITHYLLDISLNSVSKFKARVLPSLKDYISRKKEVPGILSFSLAALIRFYRGSELKNGSLSGTRGGRTYRITDNQEVLEFFRGLWTEHAEGSKDLKAVAEAALAESRFWGEDLTGLKGLASAVAAHLENIQRAGMLAAIKDLL
- a CDS encoding LacI family DNA-binding transcriptional regulator; this translates as MNIYDIAREAGVSIATISRVLNGSPKVKESTRTRIERILEKHHYSPSAFARGMVYGSMHTIGVLTVDVRDLYFGTVTHAIEQAFSRSGYTTVLCNTGGIPERQLHYLELLTTKKVDGIILVGSYFDNRELEEAIRHVAARIPVIMLNRDLQGDNIWSVVCDEAQGISACVAHLSALGHRDIIYIRDTTTFSAMRKLSGFRRGMESAGLENAEAAVIETGKGIEGGINGVLRAAELGVPFSAVVTGDDVCAAGVIKGLKKLGRIPGREVSVTGFNDSLLARSTDPELSSVNSRPEEMGETAVSILSRVLEGEDPPKITLVRPELVLRESTSPFTGKKE
- a CDS encoding UxaA family hydrolase — encoded protein: MSTYRIHTRDNVAVAVEDLKAGETLNIEDVQLICRSEIPRGHKFALRSIEAGSSIIKYGYPIGTALQNIEAGDHIHVHNLKTSLSGTLEYDYEPVDSRLQAAESRSFMGFPRPDGKAGTRNEVWIIPISGCVNRTTQMLAQSGLPLPENVEGIHAFPHPYGCSQLGDDHEHTRSILAGLAEHPNAGAVLLIGLGCENNQMDSFIELLKERGSWNDERIRWMVTQDVEDELETGRELLKRCISYAAGFRRRELPSSRLVVGLKCGGSDGLSGLTANPLVGAFSDDLIAQGGSTILTEVPEMFGAETILMNRAADHNVYGKIVSLINSFKEYFLRHNQTVYENPSPGNKKGGISTLEDKSLGCTQKSGDAPVADVIRYGQVLKTPGLNLLQGPGNDIVSVTALAAAGAQIILFTTGRGNPLGSPVPTVKIASNNDLAVRKAHWIDFSAGDLVSKPGTLMETLRKDLMGVVLDHASGKRTRNEEHGYREIAIFKDGVIL
- a CDS encoding cation diffusion facilitator family transporter, which translates into the protein MPERRARIIARASVIGIVANALLSAAKIIVGFIAGSYAVISDGIDSATDILTSAITLVTINISEKPPDVNHPYGHTRAETIATKLLSFIIFFAGAQLAIITIQHLISGEVSSVPRTAALVVTGVSIIGKLGLAMYKYRVGCSTGSSMLIADAANMRNDIFISLTVLAGLFATHVLHMPVIDPIIAFLLSIWIMRVALGIFLETSVELMDGQADPEIYRKIFCAVSEVEGAMNPHRTRVRRIGRLQVVDLDIEVDGNATVLLGHRIAGRVEEAIKREIPDVYDVIVHIEPRGKGEHRERYGLSQQIMDEEQNSC